The Theropithecus gelada isolate Dixy chromosome X, Tgel_1.0, whole genome shotgun sequence genome includes a window with the following:
- the LOC112615348 gene encoding protein SSX4-like — MNGDNTFARRPRDDAQISEKIQKAFDDIAQYFSKKEWEKMKASEKIIYVYMKINYEVMTKLGFKVTLPPFMCSKRAADFHGNDFDNDRNRGNQVEHPQTTFGRLQRIFPKIMPKKPAEKENDLKQVAEASGPRNGGKQLWPPRKPSTSEKINKRSGNREAQEKEERWGTAHRWSSQTTHNIGPKRGKHAWTHRLRERKQPVIYEEISDPEEDDE, encoded by the exons ATGAACGGAGACAACACCTTTGCAAGGAGACCCAGGGATGATGCTCAAATATCAGAGAAGATACAAAAG GCCTTCGATGATATTGCCCAATACTTCTCTAAGAAAGAGTGGGAAAAGATGAAAGCCTCAGAGAAAATCATCTATGTGTATATGAAGATAAACTATGAGGTCATGACTAAACTAG gtttcaaGGTCACCCTCCCACCTTTCATGTGTAGTAAACGGGCTGCAGACTTCCACGGGAATGATTTTGATAACGATCGAAACCGCGGGAATCAGG TTGAACATCCTCAGACAACTTTCGGCAGGCTCCAGAGAATCTTCCCGAAG ATCATGCCCAAGAAGccagcagagaaagaaaatgatttgaagCAAGTGGCAGAGGCATCTGGCCCACGAAATGGTGGGAAACAGCTGTGGCCCCCGAGGAAACCAAGTACCTCTGAAAAGATTAACAAGAGATCTG gaaatagggaggcccaagagaaggaggagagatggGGAACAGCTCATCGGTGGAGCAGTCAGACCACACACAACATTG GACCCAAAAGGGGGAAACATGCCTGGACCCACAGACTGCGTGAGAGAAAGCAGCCGGTGATTTATGAAGAGATCAGCGACCCTGAGGAAGACGACGAGTAA